Part of the Quercus robur chromosome 5, dhQueRobu3.1, whole genome shotgun sequence genome, GTTGTGAATTAGATGGTATTATGATCTCTGGCTTTAGCTGTtgtgaattagaaaatttatgaAAGATTTTAGATACTTTCTTTGGTGGTCTCAAACTACATTTATCTAGGTCATACGACAGCAGAGCCAAATTTCAACTACTGACAAAAACAGTTAATGTCTAGATAACTCCACTTATATGACTTTATTCACTTAagtaattttttagtttattattatttattttatttttttacagttGAGCTAACGGACTCTACACTTTTCCTCTTGTTGTGCAGGTAACATATTTTAAATGTGGAGGGGCCTCACTTGGTGTTGGCATGCAACACCACGTGGCAGATGGATTTTCTGGTCTCCACTTTGTGAATGCATGGTCAGATGTAGCTCGGGGTCTTGATGTTACCATTCCACCGTTCATTGACCGGACCCTACTACGGGCCCGTGATCCACCTCAACCTACATTCCAGCACATTGAATACCAGCCTGCTCCTCCAATGAAAAACCCTGTTCAATCTACAAAATCAGGTCCCGAGTGTACAACaatctcaattttcaaaataactcGAGACCAGCTGAATATACTGAAAGCTAAGTCCAGAGAAGATGGAAACACAATCAACTATAGTTCATATGAGATGCTGTCAGGTCACGTGTGGAGATGCACATGCATGGCTCGTGCACTTCCTGATGATCAAGAAACCAAATTGTATATTGCAACTGATGGACGGTCTAGGTTGCGTCCCCAACTCCCACCTGGTTACTTTGGCAATGTGATCTTCACTGCCACACCAACAGCTTTAGCAGGTGATCTCCGATCTAAACCAACATGGTATGCAGCAAGCAGAATTCATGATGCGTTGGCACGGATGGACAATGATTATTTGAGATCAGCCCTTGACTATCTAGAACTTCAGCCTGATCTATCAGCCCTTGTTCGTGGGGCACATACTTTTCGTTGTCCAAATCTTGGTATAACTAGCTGGGTTAGACTGCCAATCCATGATGCTGATTTTGGGTGGGGTAGGCCCATATTCATGGGACCTGGTGGGATTCCGTATGAGGGGTTATCATTTATAATACCAAGCTCAACTAATGATGGGAGCTTATCAGTCGCCATTGCTCTGCAATCTGAACATATGAAAGTATTTGAGAAGTTGTTATATGAAATTTGAGGAAATGAAATGCCTGAGGAACTCTTCGAGGTTGAATTCTAGCCTCACCTTCGGATATGCCAAAAATTTTCCAAAGGTGGTGGCGTTTCTTCCCAGTGTTTTTATCATACATGGTTTGTGTCAATTAGATTTGATTCAGTTGAAATCTGAAGTTTCTATACTGAAATGAACTTGGAAAAAAATGTATCTCTGACTTGATATTAAATTTACAATAAGCATAATTAATGTTTTCATATAATAGAATTAGGTCACATAAGGTTGTTTAGTTATGAATTACATTAGTTCttctatttgtatttttttcaaactttctcCTTTGCTCATTAAAGtattaataacaaaatgcaagtcactcaaaataaaataactagaCAAGCTAGTTCTGATCTTTGGCTACTAATGAAATTCTTGACTGGTGTGTTGAGAGTTCTTTTACGTTCTTCTACCGTGTATTGATGTTATTAGACAACACTTAGTCTAAGTTTTTTCTAAGAAGGAAGTTGGGCCTAGCGCTACACGGAATGGGCTCCAAAGTGCCATTCTGCCGCTGTCAGTTTGGACGCAAACGTTGAGTCCAAAGTTCAAGGGAAGACGCTGCAAAGTGGGCTTATTCTTTGTTTCTGCCGCAAAAtgaacttttttccattttctgcCACAAGATTGACTCTTCTTAACTTTCTACTGTGCAGTAACGTCTTCGGCATTTTTCTGCAACGTGGCATTTCTGCATTTTCTACTGTAGAGCTGGCTTTTCTTAACTTTCTGCTGTGTAGTAAAGTGTTCTACTATGCAGTAAAGTGTTCTGCTGTGTAATAAAGTGTTCTACACTTTTCTGCAACATGAATGACTACTCTTCATTTTCCACTACAGAAAATATTTCTTCACTTCTTgcacaaaaacaaatctaaaacccaaagaaaatacccatCAAGTATATGTTAGTTTACATGGGTTAGCACATTCtctaatatatacatacatatattcgTAAATACACTTATACGtattcacatatacatatataaaatatatggcAAAACATGAGCTACAATGTATACATGTGCATATGATAGAATAATGATTGGTTCATGTTAAAGAGTAAAACACgtaataacaaagaaataagaaaactttAGCAGAAAAGGTTTAGCAAGTATAATAGTTAACACggtaaatataataaaatgtgcTACAGTTGAATAACTAGTACTGTAAATGAAGATACCACAGCAGGATAATTGATGCAGtgaaagtgataaaaaatgtgCTACAACAGAACAACTAAATACAACAAATATAAGTTCTAACGAGTGAAATCAGATATATTTGCAATCGAAATCAAATATTGAATCTTCCCATAGAATATATAAACCAAGaagaaacccaaacccaaaccccaaccccaaccccaaccccaac contains:
- the LOC126725864 gene encoding shikimate O-hydroxycinnamoyltransferase, which translates into the protein MLVVEVKESTMVRPAGETPAVSLWNSNVDLVVPRFHTPSVYFYRPSSCDVDDNKKEKLKLLDSQVLKEALSKALVLFYPMAGRLKRDEDGRIEIDCNGQGVLFVEAHTNSLIDDFGDFSPTLELRQLIPSIDYSKGIETYPLLVLQVTYFKCGGASLGVGMQHHVADGFSGLHFVNAWSDVARGLDVTIPPFIDRTLLRARDPPQPTFQHIEYQPAPPMKNPVQSTKSGPECTTISIFKITRDQLNILKAKSREDGNTINYSSYEMLSGHVWRCTCMARALPDDQETKLYIATDGRSRLRPQLPPGYFGNVIFTATPTALAGDLRSKPTWYAASRIHDALARMDNDYLRSALDYLELQPDLSALVRGAHTFRCPNLGITSWVRLPIHDADFGWGRPIFMGPGGIPYEGLSFIIPSSTNDGSLSVAIALQSEHMKVFEKLLYEI